The Bacillus spongiae genome includes a region encoding these proteins:
- the rplJ gene encoding 50S ribosomal protein L10, with translation MSSAIEQKKVLVSEITEKLEKSVSTVVVDYRGLTVAEVTELRKQLREAGVEFKVFKNSMVRRAAESANLAGLNEALTGPNAIALSTEDVVAPAKILNDFAKDHEALEIKAGVIEGNVATAEEVKALAELPSREGLLSMLLSVLQAPMRNIALATKAVADQKEEQGA, from the coding sequence ATGAGCAGTGCTATCGAACAAAAGAAGGTTTTAGTAAGTGAGATTACAGAAAAGCTTGAGAAAAGTGTTTCTACAGTAGTTGTTGATTATCGTGGTTTAACAGTAGCGGAAGTTACAGAACTACGTAAGCAACTTCGTGAAGCGGGTGTTGAGTTTAAAGTATTCAAAAACTCAATGGTACGTCGTGCGGCTGAATCTGCAAACTTAGCTGGATTAAACGAAGCATTAACAGGTCCAAACGCGATTGCGTTGAGTACTGAGGATGTTGTAGCTCCAGCGAAAATCCTTAACGATTTCGCAAAAGATCACGAAGCACTAGAAATTAAAGCTGGTGTAATTGAAGGAAACGTTGCGACAGCTGAAGAAGTGAAAGCTCTTGCTGAACTTCCATCACGCGAAGGTTTACTTTCTATGCTATTATCTGTACTTCAAGCGCCAATGCGCAATATCGCTCTTGCAACTAAAGCTGTTGCTGACCAAAAGGAAGAGCAAGGAGCGTAA
- the rplL gene encoding 50S ribosomal protein L7/L12, with protein MTKEQIIDVIKEMTVLELNDLVKAIEEEFGVTAAAPVAVMGGAAGGDAAAEKTEFDVILESAGSSKIKVIKAVREITGLGLKEAKELVDNTPKALKEGISKEEAEELKAKLEEVGAGVEVK; from the coding sequence ATGACTAAAGAGCAAATCATTGATGTAATTAAAGAAATGACAGTTCTTGAACTGAACGACTTAGTAAAAGCAATCGAAGAAGAATTTGGAGTAACTGCTGCAGCACCTGTAGCTGTTATGGGTGGAGCTGCTGGTGGAGACGCTGCAGCTGAGAAAACTGAATTTGATGTTATCCTTGAAAGTGCTGGATCTTCAAAAATCAAAGTTATCAAAGCAGTTCGCGAAATCACAGGCCTTGGTCTTAAAGAAGCGAAAGAACTTGTTGATAACACTCCAAAAGCACTTAAAGAAGGTATTTCTAAAGAGGAAGCTGAAGAACTTAAAGCTAAACTTGAAGAAGTTGGCGCTGGTGTAGAAGTTAAGTAA
- a CDS encoding class I SAM-dependent methyltransferase, which produces MTDHYFSRTPNVDSNPTYWDFELRNNIFHFKTDQGVFSKNEVDFGSRLLIETFQVPEVVGNLLDVGCGYGPIGISLAKSYENLTVHMIDVNERALSLAALNAEKNGVHNTRIYESDTLQSVEESFAAILTNPPIRAGKDVVHSILTQSYDHLVKGGELWVVIQKKQGAPSAQSKMKELFGDVEVVMKKKGYYILKAQKH; this is translated from the coding sequence ATGACGGATCATTATTTCTCCCGTACACCTAACGTTGATAGTAACCCAACATATTGGGATTTTGAGCTAAGAAATAATATTTTTCATTTCAAAACAGATCAAGGAGTTTTTTCTAAAAACGAAGTGGATTTTGGATCTCGTTTACTTATTGAAACATTTCAAGTTCCAGAAGTAGTAGGGAACCTTCTAGATGTGGGTTGTGGATATGGTCCGATAGGCATTTCGTTGGCTAAAAGTTATGAGAATTTAACCGTGCATATGATTGATGTAAATGAAAGAGCTCTTTCACTAGCAGCGCTAAATGCTGAAAAGAATGGTGTGCATAATACCCGCATTTATGAAAGTGACACATTGCAATCGGTTGAGGAGTCGTTTGCGGCAATTTTAACAAACCCGCCAATTCGCGCTGGGAAGGATGTTGTGCATTCGATATTAACTCAAAGCTATGACCATCTTGTCAAAGGTGGAGAATTGTGGGTAGTCATACAAAAGAAACAAGGAGCGCCTTCTGCGCAAAGTAAAATGAAGGAGCTTTTCGGTGATGTTGAGGTCGTAATGAAGAAAAAAGGCTATTATATATTAAAAGCACAAAAACATTGA